The Bradyrhizobium sp. LLZ17 genomic sequence GGCGAGACGCGCGACGATGCCTTGCAGATGCGCGAGCTGCTTGTCGAGATAGGCGCGCAGCCGCTCCAGCTCGTCATGGTCGCAGAGATCCTCGGCGGCGATGACCTCGTCGAATTTCGGCGCAAAGGCGTGATATTCCGGCCCGCGCGGCTCGTTCTTGCCGTGCGAATTCGGACGCGTCGCCTCGCCCGGGGTCTCGTCGTCGCCGAGCTCGCCGTCGTCGAAGGTATCGGAGGTCGAGGCCTGCGCGCTTTCCATCGCGCTCTCGCTCATCTCCTCGCTCGAGGCCTGCGCCTGGTCGGCGCTCATCTCCTGGGCGGCATCGGAATCGGGCGAACCCTCGGCGCCGGACTGGTCGTTGTCGCCGTCGCGGTTCTCGTCGTTCTCGTCGTTGTCCTCGCTGTCGGCGTTGCGCTCGTCGCCGAGCTCGAGCGCCGAGAGCAGATCATGCACGGCGTCGCCGAACCGGGTCTGGTCCTCGACCACGCCGTCGAGCCGGTCGAGCCGCTTGCCGATCTTGTCTTCGAGAATGGGCCGCCAGAGATCGACGACCTTCCTGGCCGCCGTCGGCGGCGCCATGCCGGTCAGCCGCTCGCGCACCAGCATCGCCAGCGCGTCGGCCAGCGGCGCATCGGCGCGGTCGGTGATCTCGTCGAACTTGCCGCGATGGAAGTGATCGTCGAGCATCGCGGTGAGGTTTTTCGCAACGCCAGCCATGCGGCGCGCGCCGATCGCCTCGACGCGGGCCTGCTCGACCGCCTCGAACACGCCGCGCGCCTGCGGATTGCCGGGCATCAGCTTGCGATGCAGCTTCGGATCGTGACAGGCGAGCTTCAGCGCGATGGAATCGGCGTGGCCGCGCACGATCGCGGCATCGCGCTTGGTCATCTTGCGCGCGGGCTCGGGCAGCCGCGCCTTGCCGGGCGCAAGGCCCGGCCGCTCGGCCGCGAAGCTGACCTCGAGCTCGGGCGTCTTCGCGAT encodes the following:
- the cobT gene encoding cobaltochelatase subunit CobT, with the translated sequence MSTTSNSKFRNTKEAPTEPFKRSVASCLKAIAKTPELEVSFAAERPGLAPGKARLPEPARKMTKRDAAIVRGHADSIALKLACHDPKLHRKLMPGNPQARGVFEAVEQARVEAIGARRMAGVAKNLTAMLDDHFHRGKFDEITDRADAPLADALAMLVRERLTGMAPPTAARKVVDLWRPILEDKIGKRLDRLDGVVEDQTRFGDAVHDLLSALELGDERNADSEDNDENDENRDGDNDQSGAEGSPDSDAAQEMSADQAQASSEEMSESAMESAQASTSDTFDDGELGDDETPGEATRPNSHGKNEPRGPEYHAFAPKFDEVIAAEDLCDHDELERLRAYLDKQLAHLQGIVARLANRLQRRLMAQQNRAWEFDLEEGILDPARLSRVVTDPYHPLSFMHEKEATFRDTVVTLLLDNSGSMRGRPITVAATCADILARTLERCGVKVEILGFTTRAWKGGQSREAWLAAGKPASPGRLNDLRHIIYKSADAPWRRARKNLGLMMREGLLKENIDGEALDWAHKRLLGRPEQRKILMMISDGAPVDDSTLSVNPGNYLERHLRHIIEEIETRSPVELIAIGIGHDVTRYYRRAVTIVDAEELGGAITEKLAELFSETNTAPSQPANRPRRKLHS